Proteins co-encoded in one Alphaproteobacteria bacterium SS10 genomic window:
- a CDS encoding protein phosphatase CheZ, with amino-acid sequence MAYEPPRPYRIERQRDGKPVAAQKPAQPKTPAPSTHDHLDQLMAAISRVESRITVIADRLDDDPDTHANFTAPSADQSEGGGPDFGRDLVRDFRSISAGNRRIDGAADELTSVIKSTEQATEEILTACEAIDEVATDLGQQLANIDAAEHLAPEMNTIRDQVVRIFQASSFQDLTGQRLSNVTQILNSVESRLQDVERAMGVDHSADDSGDEEVACGDPNDKHFDESGLLNGPADDGISQDDIDKLFG; translated from the coding sequence ATGGCCTATGAACCCCCACGCCCCTATCGCATTGAACGACAACGCGATGGCAAACCGGTTGCCGCGCAGAAACCAGCGCAACCAAAGACACCAGCCCCATCGACCCATGATCACCTTGATCAGTTAATGGCGGCTATCAGCCGGGTGGAAAGCCGTATCACGGTCATTGCCGATCGCCTTGATGATGACCCTGACACACACGCTAATTTTACGGCCCCAAGCGCCGATCAATCAGAGGGGGGTGGCCCAGATTTCGGCCGCGACCTGGTTCGCGATTTCCGTTCCATCTCTGCTGGTAACCGTCGCATTGATGGGGCTGCTGACGAGCTCACCTCAGTAATCAAAAGCACAGAGCAGGCGACGGAGGAGATCCTGACGGCCTGTGAGGCGATTGATGAGGTTGCCACCGATCTGGGCCAGCAGCTGGCAAACATCGACGCCGCGGAGCATCTGGCACCAGAGATGAATACCATCCGCGATCAGGTTGTGCGGATATTCCAGGCCTCAAGCTTCCAAGACCTGACGGGGCAGCGGCTATCCAACGTCACCCAAATTCTGAACTCGGTAGAGTCTCGTCTGCAGGATGTGGAGCGTGCGATGGGCGTTGATCACAGCGCGGATGATAGCGGCGATGAAGAGGTCGCTTGCGGTGATCCCAATGATAAGCACTTTGATGAGAGTGGCTTGCTCAATGGCCCAGCCGATGACGGCATCAGCCAAGACGACATAGATAAGCTGTTCGGCTGA
- a CDS encoding helix-turn-helix transcriptional regulator, whose translation MPFRILREQAGGVARLLKAVANARRLSILCELAEGEKTVTDLQNLIGISQSALSQHLARLRRDELVATRRDAQNIYYRLDDQYVPDLLGYLERFADVYDREAANDRRPPAERPDIAAE comes from the coding sequence ATGCCATTTCGTATTCTGCGCGAACAAGCCGGCGGCGTTGCCCGGCTTTTGAAGGCCGTCGCGAATGCACGTCGTCTGTCCATCCTTTGCGAACTTGCCGAGGGTGAGAAAACCGTGACCGACCTTCAGAACCTGATCGGTATCAGCCAATCGGCCCTATCACAGCATCTGGCACGCCTACGCCGTGATGAGTTGGTGGCGACCCGTCGGGATGCACAGAACATCTATTACCGGTTGGATGACCAGTATGTGCCAGACCTGCTCGGCTATCTTGAGCGGTTTGCCGATGTTTATGATCGTGAAGCGGCCAATGATCGCCGCCCACCAGCTGAGCGACCAGACATCGCCGCTGAGTAA
- a CDS encoding efflux RND transporter permease subunit, translating to MNLIRIAIERPIAILAGVAMVIMFGAVALQSIPIQLAPDVNRPIITVETRWPGAAPAEVEREIVNLQEEELKGLDGLVKMTSRSRNDEGEITLEFNVGADMSRSLLLVANRLDRVDGYPAEADQPVLDTSAAEDSPIAWFHLRAAPGNNRAIWTYREFVEDIIQDRIERVPGVSRVNVFGGVEREMQISVNPNAMAQYGITVPDMVASLRAANASVSAGDINEGKRRYVVRTEGDFETLDQVREVIIRSEVDEETGRVARVTVGDIAQVEFGFKESTARIRQLGEPSIAFNAVRETGANVIETMAGIAEAVDELNANALPNAGLVLTQVYDETIYINSAIDLVQQNILFGGLLAGSILLLFLRSWRPTLIVSLAIPVSIIGSFVAMAALGRSINVISLAGLAFAVGMVVDAAIVVLENIFRLRQRGLSAREAAYQGTSQVWGAVLVSSLTTVMVFIPILVMELEVGQLFRDIAVAISVSVVLSLIVAVTVIPALGSRLLRRMPEGKEVVRLPVIDPMAAKFKDSVVGLTKQVISNRPLAIGVVVGISGLAAVATWAFLPKLEYLPEGNRNLIFGVALPPPGYNLDTSTEIAEKVESATRHLWARETGPEAEPGEPPKMQHFFFVALRTQLFFGSAATDDQASRVSELIPVVGAPIFEEPGTFGFITQPSLFGRGIGGGRSIDLDISGPDLPTILDVAQRAANILRETFPPAEGHQFRPQPGLELGAPEVRLIPDPLRLADNGLNTRDFGATIDAFNDGLRVAEITVGGERIDLTLRGENTETGATQDIGNLPVVTREGRIVPAASLADVQVTAGPTEIRHRERLRTVTLEVRPSNALALEAAMEILQRDVIDRLSNEGVPAGINMRLSGTADQLTETWNEIVLDLLIALIIVYLVMAVLFESFWYPLIIMVSVPLATAGGIGGLAVLNLFTLQQLDMLTMLGFVILVGIVVNNAILLVHQTLHHLRHDGMGVEAAIIDATTNRIRPIFMSSMTSIFGILPLVLFPGAGSELYRGLGSVVLGGLSLSAVLTLAVIPPLLGLVAPLIEGRDTTADAGGTSANQGGNVAAAE from the coding sequence ATGAACTTGATCCGCATCGCCATTGAGCGCCCCATCGCCATCCTGGCCGGTGTGGCCATGGTCATCATGTTTGGCGCCGTGGCGCTGCAGAGCATCCCAATCCAGCTGGCACCGGATGTGAACCGCCCAATCATCACGGTGGAAACCCGTTGGCCCGGTGCTGCCCCAGCGGAGGTTGAGCGCGAGATCGTCAATCTTCAGGAAGAAGAGCTGAAGGGCCTCGATGGCTTGGTCAAAATGACCAGCCGCTCCCGCAATGATGAGGGGGAGATTACGCTCGAGTTCAATGTCGGCGCGGATATGAGCCGCTCACTGCTCTTGGTCGCCAATCGCCTAGACCGGGTTGATGGTTACCCGGCCGAGGCTGACCAGCCGGTGCTCGACACCTCAGCGGCAGAGGATAGCCCCATCGCCTGGTTCCACCTGCGGGCGGCACCCGGCAACAACCGGGCCATCTGGACCTATCGTGAGTTTGTTGAAGATATCATTCAGGACCGCATCGAGCGTGTGCCAGGCGTCAGCCGGGTCAATGTCTTTGGTGGTGTTGAGCGGGAGATGCAGATCAGCGTTAACCCCAACGCCATGGCCCAATACGGCATCACCGTCCCGGATATGGTTGCATCACTTCGGGCAGCAAACGCCTCAGTATCCGCCGGTGACATTAACGAGGGTAAGCGCCGCTACGTGGTCCGTACAGAGGGCGACTTTGAAACCCTAGACCAGGTGCGTGAGGTCATCATCCGCTCAGAGGTCGATGAGGAGACCGGCCGGGTTGCCCGGGTCACCGTCGGCGACATCGCCCAGGTCGAGTTTGGCTTCAAAGAGAGTACGGCGCGTATTCGCCAGCTGGGCGAACCCTCCATCGCCTTTAATGCGGTGCGTGAAACCGGCGCCAATGTGATTGAGACCATGGCCGGCATTGCCGAGGCGGTGGATGAGCTAAACGCCAATGCCCTCCCCAATGCCGGGCTGGTGCTGACCCAAGTCTATGACGAGACGATCTACATCAACTCAGCGATCGATCTGGTGCAGCAGAACATCCTGTTCGGTGGCCTGCTGGCGGGGTCGATACTGCTGCTGTTCCTCCGTTCCTGGCGACCAACACTGATTGTCAGCTTGGCGATCCCCGTCTCAATCATTGGCTCATTCGTCGCCATGGCGGCACTTGGGCGATCAATCAATGTCATCTCCCTTGCCGGTCTTGCCTTCGCTGTTGGTATGGTGGTCGACGCCGCCATTGTGGTGCTGGAGAATATCTTCCGACTGCGACAACGCGGGTTAAGTGCGCGTGAAGCCGCCTATCAGGGCACCTCACAGGTATGGGGGGCGGTACTCGTCTCCTCACTCACCACCGTGATGGTGTTCATTCCCATCCTGGTGATGGAGCTTGAGGTTGGTCAGCTGTTCCGCGACATCGCGGTTGCGATCTCAGTCTCTGTGGTCCTGTCCCTTATTGTTGCCGTGACGGTGATCCCAGCGCTCGGCTCTCGCCTATTACGACGCATGCCCGAGGGTAAGGAGGTTGTGCGCCTCCCCGTCATTGACCCCATGGCGGCCAAGTTTAAGGACAGCGTTGTTGGCCTGACCAAGCAGGTGATTAGCAACCGCCCCCTAGCGATTGGCGTGGTGGTTGGCATCTCCGGTTTGGCGGCGGTCGCGACCTGGGCCTTCCTGCCTAAGCTTGAGTACCTTCCGGAGGGGAACCGCAATCTGATCTTTGGCGTCGCCCTACCACCACCCGGTTACAATCTCGACACCTCAACCGAGATCGCAGAGAAGGTGGAGAGCGCGACCCGGCATCTTTGGGCCAGAGAGACTGGCCCAGAGGCTGAGCCTGGTGAACCGCCGAAGATGCAGCACTTCTTTTTCGTCGCTCTGCGCACACAGCTATTCTTTGGCAGTGCCGCCACGGATGATCAGGCCTCTCGCGTGTCGGAGCTTATCCCGGTTGTCGGCGCCCCGATCTTTGAAGAGCCGGGCACCTTTGGCTTCATCACCCAACCATCGCTGTTTGGTCGCGGCATTGGCGGTGGCCGGTCAATCGACCTCGACATCTCTGGCCCGGATCTACCGACCATCCTGGATGTGGCCCAACGTGCCGCCAACATCCTGCGCGAAACCTTCCCACCAGCCGAGGGCCATCAATTCCGCCCACAGCCTGGCCTAGAGCTTGGCGCGCCTGAGGTTCGGTTGATCCCCGACCCGCTGCGCCTCGCCGATAACGGCCTCAACACCAGGGATTTTGGCGCCACCATCGATGCCTTTAATGATGGGCTGCGGGTTGCTGAGATCACGGTTGGCGGCGAGCGGATCGATCTGACCCTGCGCGGTGAAAACACCGAAACTGGGGCCACACAGGACATTGGCAACCTGCCGGTCGTGACCCGCGAAGGGCGCATCGTGCCCGCTGCCAGCCTCGCCGATGTGCAGGTTACGGCAGGCCCTACAGAGATACGGCATCGTGAGCGCCTAAGAACGGTGACGCTGGAGGTCCGGCCATCAAATGCCCTCGCCCTTGAGGCCGCGATGGAGATCCTGCAGCGCGATGTGATCGACAGGTTGAGTAATGAGGGCGTGCCCGCCGGGATCAATATGCGGCTATCAGGTACGGCGGATCAGTTGACCGAGACCTGGAACGAGATTGTGCTCGACCTCTTAATCGCGCTGATCATCGTCTATCTGGTGATGGCGGTACTGTTTGAAAGCTTCTGGTACCCGCTGATCATCATGGTGTCAGTGCCACTGGCGACCGCTGGCGGCATTGGTGGCCTGGCTGTCCTCAATCTCTTTACGCTGCAGCAGTTGGACATGCTGACAATGCTGGGCTTCGTCATCCTGGTCGGGATTGTGGTGAACAACGCTATCCTGTTGGTCCACCAGACGCTGCACCACCTGCGCCATGACGGCATGGGGGTTGAGGCCGCGATCATTGATGCCACCACCAACCGTATCCGCCCCATCTTTATGTCATCGATGACCAGTATTTTCGGAATCCTGCCACTCGTGCTCTTTCCCGGTGCCGGTTCCGAACTATATCGTGGTTTAGGGTCAGTGGTTCTGGGCGGTCTGTCGCTCTCAGCGGTACTGACCTTGGCGGTGATTCCGCCACTTTTGGGCCTGGTTGCGCCGCTTATCGAAGGGCGAGATACAACGGCCGATGCGGGTGGGACATCCGCAAATCAAGGCGGGAATGTCGCGGCTGCCGAGTAG
- a CDS encoding efflux RND transporter periplasmic adaptor subunit, with protein sequence MIGLWAQGGIAIAQGGPPQAAAVRVDAVAMTALDATTPVLGRVVTRQGGVIAARVAGPVQSVTANVGDQVAANDLLAVLDRDRLQLEVDLAAAELATADADLATARARRTQAGLEFDRLDRLQGSAAFSQARYEDAETEVIRTRSEIVAAEARQQRAKAALDLAQLDLTRAEVRAPYDGVVTMRHAEPGAYLAVGESVITLMDLSELEIEADVPFDRLAGLRPGTLVTVEFDNGHQQALPVRTVVPEENPRTRTRAVRLSVKDAELAAGLAINAATTVMVPLDAEAQALTVHKDAVIKRLDGSIVFVAEPTADGGDAATASQRKVRLGRAVGERFEVLDGLVAGELAVTRGNERLRPGQALQLPPVSTAEQG encoded by the coding sequence ATGATTGGCCTTTGGGCCCAGGGGGGCATCGCGATCGCTCAAGGTGGGCCACCACAAGCGGCCGCTGTTCGGGTGGATGCGGTTGCCATGACCGCCCTTGATGCCACTACCCCAGTTTTAGGGCGGGTGGTTACCCGTCAGGGTGGGGTAATCGCAGCACGGGTTGCAGGACCAGTGCAATCGGTGACGGCGAATGTCGGTGATCAAGTGGCGGCGAATGACCTGTTGGCCGTTCTGGATCGTGACCGCCTACAGCTTGAGGTTGACCTGGCCGCCGCTGAACTGGCGACCGCCGATGCCGATCTGGCGACCGCCAGGGCGCGCCGTACCCAGGCTGGGTTAGAGTTTGACCGCCTTGACCGACTTCAAGGATCCGCCGCCTTCTCACAAGCCCGATATGAAGATGCTGAGACCGAGGTTATCCGGACCCGGAGTGAGATTGTCGCCGCCGAGGCAAGGCAACAGCGCGCCAAAGCCGCCCTGGATTTGGCACAACTCGACCTGACCCGCGCCGAGGTGCGCGCACCCTATGATGGCGTTGTCACCATGCGCCATGCAGAGCCTGGCGCCTATCTCGCGGTTGGCGAGTCTGTCATCACACTGATGGATTTGAGCGAACTTGAGATTGAGGCCGATGTGCCCTTCGACCGCCTAGCCGGTCTTCGACCCGGCACGCTAGTCACCGTTGAATTCGATAATGGTCACCAGCAGGCTTTACCCGTCCGAACCGTCGTGCCGGAGGAGAACCCACGCACCCGAACCCGCGCCGTGCGTCTCTCTGTAAAGGATGCTGAACTGGCCGCTGGCCTCGCGATCAACGCCGCGACCACAGTGATGGTGCCGTTAGATGCTGAGGCCCAGGCCCTTACGGTTCATAAAGACGCGGTGATTAAGCGCCTGGATGGCTCCATCGTTTTTGTGGCCGAGCCAACAGCCGATGGCGGCGATGCCGCCACGGCAAGCCAACGCAAGGTTCGCCTGGGTCGTGCGGTTGGTGAGCGGTTTGAGGTTTTGGATGGCCTCGTCGCCGGCGAGTTGGCTGTAACCCGTGGCAATGAGCGCCTACGCCCCGGCCAGGCCTTACAACTGCCACCGGTCAGCACCGCTGAGCAGGGCTGA
- a CDS encoding histone deacetylase family protein: MSLPPNALAIIQHDSGMAHDTGPGHPERIDRLNAVADALAAPQFAEAVRIEAPAADISVIDRVHLPGYAEAVLEAVPEEGMVRVDGDTVLSQGSGTAALHAAGGAVLAVDQVLSGAVSRAFLAMRPPGHHAEPAECMGFCIFNNVAVGAAHALEAGGLNRVAIVDFDVHHGNGTQTMAEADPRMLYISLHEFPLFPGTGLPQEQGAHGNIMNIPIRAGSDGETYRRAFEQDVIPRLTKFEPELLFISAGFDADARDPLAGVELGPADFHWMTEALSQVADSYASGRIVSVLEGGYDLDALREGVSAHLGALLGQDFS, from the coding sequence ATGTCTTTACCCCCAAACGCGCTGGCGATTATTCAGCATGATAGCGGTATGGCCCATGATACCGGGCCCGGCCATCCAGAGCGAATTGACCGTCTAAATGCGGTTGCAGATGCCCTTGCTGCCCCTCAATTTGCTGAAGCGGTAAGGATAGAGGCGCCGGCCGCCGACATATCAGTGATCGATCGGGTGCACCTGCCTGGCTATGCCGAGGCGGTACTTGAGGCCGTGCCAGAGGAAGGCATGGTGCGGGTTGATGGCGATACCGTATTGAGCCAGGGCAGCGGTACGGCCGCCCTGCATGCCGCTGGTGGTGCCGTGCTGGCCGTGGATCAGGTTCTATCTGGTGCGGTCAGTCGCGCCTTTTTGGCGATGAGGCCACCTGGTCACCATGCGGAACCGGCCGAGTGCATGGGCTTCTGTATCTTTAACAACGTAGCTGTGGGTGCCGCCCATGCGTTGGAGGCTGGTGGGCTAAACCGGGTCGCCATCGTCGATTTTGATGTCCATCACGGCAATGGCACACAGACCATGGCCGAGGCCGATCCCCGGATGCTTTACATCTCACTCCATGAGTTTCCGCTGTTTCCCGGCACTGGCCTGCCGCAAGAGCAGGGTGCCCATGGGAACATCATGAACATTCCCATTCGTGCCGGATCAGATGGTGAGACCTACCGCCGGGCGTTTGAGCAAGATGTGATCCCCCGACTCACCAAGTTTGAACCCGAACTCCTTTTCATCTCCGCCGGATTTGATGCGGATGCGCGTGACCCATTGGCGGGGGTTGAGTTGGGCCCCGCCGATTTCCACTGGATGACTGAAGCGTTGAGCCAGGTGGCTGACAGCTATGCATCTGGTCGTATCGTCTCTGTCCTCGAGGGGGGGTATGATTTGGATGCGTTGCGGGAAGGGGTTTCCGCCCATTTGGGGGCGCTTTTGGGACAGGATTTCAGCTAG
- a CDS encoding exodeoxyribonuclease VII small subunit gives MSNTSPEISPEIAAMSFEAALAELETIVRGLESGSAKLDEAVTSYERGAELKRHCEEKLKQAQAKIERLNIAADGSVAGAAPLDND, from the coding sequence ATGTCGAATACCAGCCCAGAAATATCGCCAGAAATTGCCGCCATGTCGTTCGAGGCTGCCCTGGCCGAACTCGAGACCATCGTACGTGGGCTTGAGAGTGGCTCTGCCAAGCTGGATGAGGCTGTCACCTCGTATGAGCGTGGCGCTGAGTTGAAGCGGCATTGCGAAGAAAAGCTCAAACAGGCGCAGGCGAAGATCGAACGCCTGAACATTGCGGCCGATGGCTCTGTTGCCGGGGCTGCCCCGCTGGATAACGACTGA
- the dxs gene encoding 1-deoxy-D-xylulose-5-phosphate synthase: MTTQSASKTPLLDRVEDLETLRTLSDEELKQYADELRTETVDAVSVTGGHLGAGLGVVELTTAIHAVFNTPADRLIFDVGHQCYPHKIMTGRRDRIRTLRQGGGLSGFTKRSESEFDPFGAAHSSTSISAGLGMAVGRDLGDGDNNVICVIGDGAMSAGMAYEAMNNAGAMQSKLIVILNDNDMSIAPPVGAMSAYLSRLLSSKPYRNFRQNVLNFMENLPRPLKNATKKAEEYARGMVTGGTLFEELGFFYVGPIDGHNLEHLLPVLRNVRDDQGEGPILVHVVTQKGKGYTPAEESADKMHGVSKFDVVTGAQSKGKPNAPAYTKVFANSLVKEAEKDDKIVAISAAMPSGTGLDVFGKAFPDRTFDVGIAEQHGVTFAAGLATEGYKPFAAIYSTFLQRGYDQVVHDVAIQGLPVRFAIDRAGLVGADGSTHAGAFDIAYLGCLPGFVLMAASDEVELQDMVATAVAIDDRPSAFRYPRGEAVGIDMPEAGRVLEIGKGKIVKEGTKVALLSYGGRLQECLKAAEELDSRGLSTTVADARFAKPLDEDLIRRLAKEHEVLITIEEGSVGGFGAFVLHFMAGDGLLDKGMTIRTMTLPDIFQDQDKPELQYEQAGLSARHIVAKALEALGADESVIAAAVTAPQSA; encoded by the coding sequence ATGACCACTCAATCAGCTTCTAAAACGCCACTGCTCGACCGGGTCGAGGATCTTGAAACGCTGCGCACGCTCTCCGATGAAGAGCTGAAGCAATATGCTGACGAGCTGCGGACCGAAACCGTCGATGCCGTCTCTGTCACCGGTGGCCACCTCGGTGCGGGCCTTGGCGTGGTTGAGCTGACCACCGCGATCCATGCTGTGTTCAATACCCCGGCGGATCGTCTGATCTTTGATGTCGGGCACCAATGTTACCCGCACAAAATCATGACCGGTCGTCGTGATCGTATCCGAACCCTGCGCCAGGGCGGTGGCCTTAGTGGTTTCACCAAGCGGAGCGAGAGCGAGTTTGACCCATTTGGCGCTGCCCACAGCTCAACCTCCATCTCCGCTGGTTTGGGCATGGCCGTGGGCCGCGACCTTGGTGACGGCGACAACAACGTGATCTGTGTGATTGGCGACGGTGCGATGAGTGCCGGCATGGCCTATGAGGCGATGAACAACGCCGGTGCGATGCAGAGCAAGCTGATCGTCATCCTGAACGACAACGACATGTCTATTGCCCCGCCGGTTGGGGCGATGAGCGCGTATCTCTCACGCCTGCTGTCTTCCAAGCCATATCGGAACTTCCGCCAAAACGTTCTCAACTTCATGGAGAACCTGCCGCGTCCGCTGAAAAATGCGACCAAGAAGGCTGAGGAATACGCCCGTGGCATGGTCACCGGCGGCACCCTGTTTGAAGAGCTTGGCTTCTTCTATGTCGGCCCAATTGATGGCCACAATCTGGAGCATCTGCTGCCGGTCTTGCGCAATGTGCGTGATGATCAGGGCGAGGGGCCAATCCTGGTTCATGTGGTCACCCAGAAGGGCAAGGGCTACACCCCGGCTGAGGAATCCGCCGATAAGATGCACGGCGTGTCCAAGTTTGATGTGGTTACCGGCGCCCAATCTAAGGGCAAGCCAAACGCACCTGCCTATACCAAGGTCTTTGCCAACAGCTTGGTCAAAGAAGCTGAGAAGGACGACAAGATCGTCGCCATTTCCGCGGCCATGCCATCCGGCACCGGCCTTGATGTGTTCGGTAAGGCATTCCCAGACCGCACCTTCGATGTAGGCATTGCCGAGCAGCACGGCGTGACCTTCGCTGCTGGCCTTGCCACCGAGGGCTACAAGCCGTTTGCCGCGATCTATTCTACCTTCCTTCAGCGTGGTTATGACCAAGTGGTCCACGATGTGGCGATCCAGGGCCTGCCGGTCCGTTTTGCCATCGACCGGGCTGGTTTGGTTGGTGCCGATGGCTCCACCCATGCTGGTGCCTTCGACATTGCTTATCTCGGTTGCTTGCCGGGCTTTGTCCTGATGGCGGCCTCAGATGAGGTTGAGTTGCAGGATATGGTGGCAACGGCGGTGGCGATTGATGATCGCCCCTCCGCCTTCCGCTACCCACGTGGTGAAGCGGTTGGCATCGACATGCCTGAAGCTGGCCGGGTCCTAGAGATCGGTAAGGGCAAGATTGTTAAGGAAGGCACCAAGGTGGCGCTGCTGTCCTATGGTGGTCGCTTGCAAGAATGCCTGAAGGCCGCAGAAGAGCTGGATAGCCGTGGCCTGTCCACGACGGTTGCCGATGCCCGCTTTGCCAAGCCGTTGGATGAGGACCTGATCCGCCGCCTAGCGAAGGAGCACGAGGTTCTGATCACCATTGAGGAAGGCTCCGTCGGTGGTTTTGGTGCCTTTGTCCTGCACTTCATGGCTGGTGATGGCCTGCTCGATAAGGGCATGACCATCCGCACCATGACCCTGCCGGATATCTTCCAAGATCAGGATAAACCAGAGCTGCAATACGAGCAGGCCGGCCTTAGCGCCCGCCACATCGTTGCCAAGGCGCTGGAAGCCCTAGGGGCGGATGAGAGCGTGATTGCGGCGGCCGTGACGGCACCGCAGAGCGCTTAA
- a CDS encoding TlyA family RNA methyltransferase, with the protein MAGKSPKIRADQRLVDLGLVESKSRAQAVIMAGLVFSKEQRIAKPGQMLALDTPLELRGKDHPWVSRGGLKLAHAIEAFDLDPAGVTAIDVGASTGGFTDVLLHHGADRVFAVDVGRGQLAWKLREDERVVVLEQTNARHLTEEVITTPADWVVCDASFIGLETVLPAAMALTNPKSTLVALIKPQFEVGRDQVGKKGVVRDPELHQAVCDRISDWLAAQPGWTVRGVSPSPITGPEGNVEFLIVGERGAA; encoded by the coding sequence ATGGCTGGGAAAAGCCCGAAAATTCGTGCCGACCAACGGTTGGTTGACCTCGGCCTGGTCGAGAGCAAAAGCCGTGCCCAGGCCGTCATCATGGCTGGGCTGGTCTTTTCTAAAGAACAACGGATCGCCAAGCCGGGGCAGATGCTGGCCCTCGACACACCGCTTGAACTGCGCGGCAAGGATCACCCCTGGGTGTCCCGTGGTGGGCTAAAGCTGGCCCATGCGATTGAGGCGTTTGACCTCGACCCCGCCGGTGTGACGGCGATTGATGTTGGCGCCTCCACCGGTGGCTTCACGGATGTTCTGCTACACCATGGCGCTGATCGGGTTTTTGCCGTCGATGTGGGGCGTGGGCAGCTTGCTTGGAAGCTTAGGGAAGATGAGCGGGTTGTCGTGCTAGAGCAGACCAATGCCCGCCACCTGACCGAAGAGGTCATCACAACCCCGGCGGATTGGGTGGTTTGCGATGCGAGTTTCATTGGCCTGGAAACCGTGCTGCCCGCCGCCATGGCCTTAACCAACCCAAAGTCAACGTTGGTGGCATTGATTAAGCCGCAATTTGAGGTTGGCCGTGACCAGGTCGGCAAGAAGGGCGTGGTTCGCGATCCCGAGCTGCATCAGGCCGTTTGCGATCGGATCAGTGATTGGCTCGCCGCACAGCCTGGTTGGACCGTGCGCGGCGTTAGTCCCAGCCCGATTACCGGGCCAGAGGGTAATGTTGAGTTCCTAATCGTCGGCGAACGTGGTGCCGCCTAA